DNA from Mycobacterium sp. SMC-8:
AGCACCAGCACGGGCACGACGCCGGCGTCGCGGCCGGCTCCCAGGAACGCCTCCAGCCCGGCGTAGCAGGTGGCTTGGTTGTCCAGGCGCGGCGCGCTGACGAGGTCGGCCGCGGCCCCGGTCAGCCGGGACGGGGTGAGGTCGTGGGTCATCAGGTCGAAGCCCAGCACGTCGTCACCGGCGACGCCTGTGTGGTCGGCGACGTAGTCGAGGAACGATCGCGCACCGGTTCCCGTCCCCCATACGGCGTTGACGTGCCGCTGCGGATTGAGCTCGACGCCCTTACGGTCCTCGGACAGGTGGATGGCCAGCTGCGGCACCCGAAGAATGGGCTCATCGATCCGGACCAGGGTGTGCCGGACCGCGTTGCCGTCGCGGACCGACAACCGCCCGCTGATGCCGAGGTCGCGGTCGAGCCAGGAGTTCAGCCAGGCGCCGCCGTAGGGCTGCAGCGCGACCACCTGCCAGCCCGAGACGTACCGATCGGGGTGCTGTTTGACCCGCAGGTTGGGGCTGTCGGTGTGGGCGCCGACGATTCGAAACGGCAGGGCGGTGTCGTCTTCGGGAGACCGCCACGCGATCAGTGATCCGGCGCGCACCGTGAAGTGGTCACCGGCGCCGGGCCACGGGTCGCTTTCTGCGAGCTCGGTGAAGCCGGCAGCGAGCAACCGGTCCGCAGCCGTGCGGCAGGCATGGAACGGCGACGGTGCCGCGTCGATGAACTCACAGAGACCCTGGGGACTGGCTGGCATCTTTCCATCTTCGTCGACCACGCCAGCCGATCTTGATTTAGGGTGGAACCGTGCCCCCTCCCCTGCCGCAGCCGGTGCTGGCGCCGCTGACGCCGGCGGCGATCTTTCTGGTGGCCACCATCGACGAGGGCGGCGAGGAGGCGGTGCACGACGCGCTGGGCGACATCGCCGGGCTGGTGCGCGCGATCGGATTCCGCGACCCGGCCAAGCGGCTGTCGGTGGTGACGTCGATCGGATCGGACGCCTGGGACCGGTTGTTCAGTGGCCCCCGGCCTGCCGAGCTGCATCCGTTCATCGCGCTCGACGGCGGCGTGCACCGCGCCCCGTCCACACCGGGCGATCTGCTGTTCCACATCCGCGCCGAGACGATGGACGTCTGCTTCGAGCTGGCGACCAAACTGGTCCCGGCGATGGGTGCGATCTCCGTCGTCGACGAGACCCACGGGTTCCGCTTCTTCGACAACCGGGACCTGCTCGGGTTCGTCGACGGCACCGAGAACCCCGACGGACCGCTGGCCGACAGCGCCACCCAGATCGGAGACGAGGACCCTGACTTCGCGGGCGGCTGCTACGTCCACGTGCAGAAGTACCTGCACCTGATGGACGCGTGGAACGCGCTGCCGACCGAGGAGCAGGAGCGGGTGATCGGCCGAACCAAACTCGACGACATCGAACTCGATGACGCGGTCAAACCGGCCAATTCCCATGTGGCGCTGAATGTGATCGAGGACGAAGAAGGCAACGAACTCAAGATCGTGCGGCACAACATGCCGTTCGGAGAGGTCGGAACCGGCGAGTTCGGCACGTACTTCATCGGTTACTCGCGCACCGCCGCGGTCACCGAACGGATGCTGCGCAACATGTTTCTCGGCGACCCGCCGGGCAACACCGACCGGGTGCTGGATTTCTCGCGGGCCGTCACGGGCTCGATGTTCTTCACGCCGATCACCGATTTCCTCAACAACGCTCCGCCACTCCCTGATTCGGCTACGGACTCCGCGCAGCCCTCCAGTGTGCCGCCGGCCGGCTACGCGGGATCACTCGCGATCGGCAGCCTGAAAGGACAAACGCAATGAACAACCTCTACCGGGACCTGGCTCCGATCACCGACGCGGCGTGGGCGCAGATCGAGGAGGAGGCCACGCGCACCTTCAAGCGGAACATCGCGGGCCGTCGCGTGGTCGACGTCAGTGAGCCGGGCGGACCGGTGACAGCCGCGGTGAGCACCGGCCACCTGCTCGACGTCGCACCGCCGGGCGACGGTGTGATCGCCCACCTGCGCGACGCCCGACCGCTGGTACGGCTCCGAGTCCCGTTCACCATCAGGCGGATCGACATCGACGACGTCGAGCGGGGCTCACAGGACTCCGACTGGGATCCGGTCAAGGAGGCCGCCAAAAAGCTGGCGTTCGCCGAGGACCGGGCGATCTTCGAGGGTTACGAGGCTGCGCACATCAACGGCATCCGCAGGTCGAGTTCGTGCCCGAATCTGGTGCTGCCGGACGACCCGCGCGACATTCCCGATGTCATCAGCCAGGCACTGTCGGAACTGCGGTTGGCCGGCGTGGATGGACCGTACAGCGTGCTGCTGTCGGCCGACGTCTATACCAAGGTGAGCGAGACGACCGCGCACGGATATCCGGTGCGTGAGCATCTGAACCGGCTCGTCGACGGCGACATCATCTGGGCTCCCGCCATCGACGGCGCGATCGTGTTGTCCACTCGCGGCGGCGATTTCGATCTGCAGCTGGGCACCGACGTGTGCATCGGCTACCTGTCGCATGATGCCGAAACGGTACAGCTGTACCTGCAGGAAACCTTCACGTTCCTGTGCTACACCGCCGAGGCCTCGGTCGCGCTGAGCGCCGGCTAACCCTGTCCCCCCTCCCTCCCTCCTCTCGCGACCGTGCGTGTCTGCGGGCGAAACGCCTGTAATTCAGGCTATTTCACGCACGCTCGCGCGGGTGAGTCAACGCACTGCGTCTCCCATGGCAAGGGGTCAGGACACCAAAACTGCGTCCAGTGCCGAGTAGAAAATCCCCAGACCGTCGTCGGACGGGCCGGTCAACGCCTCGGTGGCGTGCTCGGGATGCGGCATCAGGCCGACGACGCGTCCGTTGGCCGAGCTGATGCCGGCGATCCCGCGCATCGAGCCGTTGAGGTTCTCGCGGTAGCGGAACACCACCCGGCCCTCGCCCTCCAGTTCGTCGAGCACGTTCTCACCGGCGACGTAGCGTCCCTCACCGGACTTCAGCGGCACGAGAAGGTCGGCGCCCAGTTCATAGCGGCTGGTCCACGCGGTGGTGTTGGACGCCACCTCCAGCCAGGTGTCACGGCAGATGAAGTGCAGTCCGGCGTTGCGGGTCAGCGCTCCCGGCAACAGACCGGCTTCGCACAGCACCTGGAAGCCGTTACAGATCCCGAGCACGGGCATGCCACGACCGGCGGCCGCGATGACCTCACCCATGACCGGCGCGAACTTGGCGATGGCGCCGGCTCGCAGATAGTCGCCGTAGGAGAAGCCGCCGGGGACGACGACAGCGTCGACGCCCTTGAGGTCGGCGTCGGCGTGCCACAGGCTGACCGGCTCGCCACCCGCCAGCCGGACCGCCCTGGCGGCGTCGATGTCATCGAGCGTGCCGGGGAATGTGATGACCCCCACTTTGGCGGTCATGCCTGGTCTTCCCGGCTCACGGTCCAGTCTTCGATCACGGTGTTGGCGAGCAGCGATTCGGCGATCTCAGCCAGCTTGGCGTCATCGATCTCGCCATCGACCTCCAGCTCGAATCGCTTGCCCTGCCGCACATCTGAGATCCCGTCGAACCCGAGCCGGCCCAGCGCGCCGACGATTGCCTGGCCCTGCGGATCCAGGATCTCGGTCTTCGGCATGACGTTCACCACCACTTTTGCCACGGCGACACTCTACCTGCGGCGACACCGGCCCCGCTTCACCGGCACGAGCCCACGTAGGCGGCGCAGAGTGGAACCGCCATCGCGTCGAGCACCTGCGTGTCCGATGCCACGCCTCGCCACTCGACCGCGGTGGGCAGCGTCGTCCACAGCGTCAGCTCGACCAGGGAGCTGTTGGCCGGGTCGACGAGGAAATAGGTGTGCATCACGCGACGGCCGACGTCGCTGATCACGCCGACCAAGTCCATGGCGTCGCTGGTGGTCAGCGATGGTGACACCTGGGGTGCGGTCAGGTGGCACGACGCCAACGCCATGCGGGCCCACTCCAGTGTCTGCAGGGCCGTCCGGCCACCGGTGACGACGTC
Protein-coding regions in this window:
- a CDS encoding M18 family aminopeptidase, translated to MPASPQGLCEFIDAAPSPFHACRTAADRLLAAGFTELAESDPWPGAGDHFTVRAGSLIAWRSPEDDTALPFRIVGAHTDSPNLRVKQHPDRYVSGWQVVALQPYGGAWLNSWLDRDLGISGRLSVRDGNAVRHTLVRIDEPILRVPQLAIHLSEDRKGVELNPQRHVNAVWGTGTGARSFLDYVADHTGVAGDDVLGFDLMTHDLTPSRLTGAAADLVSAPRLDNQATCYAGLEAFLGAGRDAGVVPVLVLFDHEEVGSQSDHGAQSELLLTVLERITLAAGGGREEFLRRLPTSMVASGDMAHATHPNYPDRHEPGHLIEVNAGPVLKVQPNLRYATDGRTAAAFALACAQAGVNLQRYEHRADLPCGSTIGPMTAANTGIPTVDVGAAQLAMHSAREVMGADDVADYSAALQAFLSPG
- a CDS encoding Dyp-type peroxidase: MPPPLPQPVLAPLTPAAIFLVATIDEGGEEAVHDALGDIAGLVRAIGFRDPAKRLSVVTSIGSDAWDRLFSGPRPAELHPFIALDGGVHRAPSTPGDLLFHIRAETMDVCFELATKLVPAMGAISVVDETHGFRFFDNRDLLGFVDGTENPDGPLADSATQIGDEDPDFAGGCYVHVQKYLHLMDAWNALPTEEQERVIGRTKLDDIELDDAVKPANSHVALNVIEDEEGNELKIVRHNMPFGEVGTGEFGTYFIGYSRTAAVTERMLRNMFLGDPPGNTDRVLDFSRAVTGSMFFTPITDFLNNAPPLPDSATDSAQPSSVPPAGYAGSLAIGSLKGQTQ
- a CDS encoding family 1 encapsulin nanocompartment shell protein, whose product is MNNLYRDLAPITDAAWAQIEEEATRTFKRNIAGRRVVDVSEPGGPVTAAVSTGHLLDVAPPGDGVIAHLRDARPLVRLRVPFTIRRIDIDDVERGSQDSDWDPVKEAAKKLAFAEDRAIFEGYEAAHINGIRRSSSCPNLVLPDDPRDIPDVISQALSELRLAGVDGPYSVLLSADVYTKVSETTAHGYPVREHLNRLVDGDIIWAPAIDGAIVLSTRGGDFDLQLGTDVCIGYLSHDAETVQLYLQETFTFLCYTAEASVALSAG
- the purQ gene encoding phosphoribosylformylglycinamidine synthase subunit PurQ translates to MTAKVGVITFPGTLDDIDAARAVRLAGGEPVSLWHADADLKGVDAVVVPGGFSYGDYLRAGAIAKFAPVMGEVIAAAGRGMPVLGICNGFQVLCEAGLLPGALTRNAGLHFICRDTWLEVASNTTAWTSRYELGADLLVPLKSGEGRYVAGENVLDELEGEGRVVFRYRENLNGSMRGIAGISSANGRVVGLMPHPEHATEALTGPSDDGLGIFYSALDAVLVS
- the purS gene encoding phosphoribosylformylglycinamidine synthase subunit PurS produces the protein MAKVVVNVMPKTEILDPQGQAIVGALGRLGFDGISDVRQGKRFELEVDGEIDDAKLAEIAESLLANTVIEDWTVSREDQA